CGCCTGGATCGCCACGCCGAGCAGGGTGCCGCCGCCGATCAGCAGGATCCGGCCGGTGGTCATCTCGTCCGGATCGACGATCTCCGCGCCGAAGATCCCGATGTACGCCAGCGCGGTGCCGATCACCACGACGTTGTTCAGGATCGGCGCCCACATCGGCGCGGCGAAGTGGCCCCGGGTGTTCAGCACCGCGCTGATCAACGCGCTCAACCCGGAGAAGAAGATCATCGGCAGCATCAGCCGGGCCAGCGCGGTGACCAGGCCCTGGTAGCTGTCGCTGGACTGGTCGCTGGAGTAGAGCCAGGTCAGCAGCGGGGCCAGCACCACCGCCAGGACGGCCGCGACGCCGAGCGTGATCACCGCCAGGGTGAGCAGCCGCTGCGCGTACGCCTGCCCCCGGTCGGCGTCGGCCTTGCGCCGACGGACCAGCACCGGAATCAGGACGCTGGTGAGGATGCCGCCGAGCAGGAACTCGTACACCATCCCGGGGAGGATCTGTGCCGTGGTGTACGCGTCACCGACCAGCGCGCCGCCCAGCGCGGCGGTCAGCGCCAGCGTGCGGAGGAACCCCGTACCCCGGCTGACCAGGCTGCCGATCGCCATGACCGCGCTGTTCGTCGCCGCGCTCGTCTCGGCCACCTGCTCCTGGGGCGGCGCGGTGGACTCCATCGCCGGCTGGTTGAGCGGCTCCGCCGCGATGTACGTCGCGTCGTCCGGCCGACGACGGTCGTCCCAGGCACGGTCGTCCCTGGCACGGTCGTCCCTGGCACGGTCGTGCCAAGCGTCGGGTCCACGGCGGTCGGCCCGCACTTCGTGCCGGTGGCGGTCGTCCCAGGCGTCGTGGGCAGGACGGGCGCCCCAGGCGTCGTGGGCAGGACGGACGCCCCAGGCGTCGTGGGCAGGACGGTCCTCCCGGGCGTCGTGGGCAGGACGGGCGCCCCGGGCGTCGTGCCGGCGGCGGTCGTCCCAGTCCGCCTGACGGTGCCGACCGCGGTCGTCCTCCCGGCCGTCGCCGGGCCGACCGTGGCCGTCCTCCCGGCCGTCGTGTCGCTGGCGGTCGTCCTCCCGGCCGTCGTCCGGACGGCGGTCGCCCCCCCACCCGGCGTTCGCGCTGCGGTAGAGCCCGCCGCTCATCGAGCCTCCCCAAGGGGTTCTGGTCGCCGGGCGCCGGCCCGCACACGAACACGACCTTAGTCAACGGCTGCGGTGATCGCGCCCGGCGGACCGGATCACCCCCGGGGCCGCTAGGCTGGCGCTCCGATGTCCGAAGTCTCCGTACCCCACGCCACCGACCGTCGCCAGCTCACCGCAGCCCAGCGCAACGCCGTCGCCGAACTGCTCCGTGTCTCCCCGGTCGCCGACGAGCTGGGCCGCCGGTTCGCCCGCGCCGGCCACGAGCTGCACCTGGTGGGCGGCTCGGTGCGGGACGCCCTGCTCGGACGGCTCGGTGACGACCTCGACTTCTGCACCGACGCGCATCCGGACCAGACGCTGGCGGTGCTCCGGGGCTGGGCAGAGTCGGTCTGGGAGACCGGGCGGGAGTTCGGCACCATCGGCGCGCAGCGCGCCGGCCTCCGGCTGGAGATCACCACCTACCGCGCCGAGTCGTACGACCAGGTCAGCCGGAACCCGGTGGTGGCGTACGGGACGAACCTGGTCGACGACCTGCGACGGCGCGACTTCACCGTCAACGCGATGGCGGTGAGCCTGCCCGAGCACCGGTTCACCGACCCGTACGGCGGTCTGGACGACCTCGCCGCGAAGGTGATCCGTACCCCGGGCACGCCCCGGGAGTCGTTCGGTGACGATCCGCTGCGGATGCTGCGCGCGGCGCGGTTCGCCGCGCAGCTCCGCTTCGCGGTGCACCCGGACGTGCGCGCGGCGATGACCCGGATGGCCGCCGACCTGGACCGGATCACCGCCGAGCGGATCCGCGACGAGTTCACCAAGCTGCTCTGCGGCGCGGACCCGGTCACCGGGCTGCGGCTGCTCGTCGACACCGGCCTGGCCGAGCGGTTCCTGCCCGAGCTGACCGGGCTCAAGCTGGAGATCGACGAGCACGCCCAGCACAAGGACGTCTACGAGCACACGCTGACCGTGGTGAGCAACGCGGTCGGGCTGGAGGACGACGGCTGCGACTTCGTGCTGCGGATGGCCGCCCTCATGCACGACGTCGGCAAGCCGGCGACCAAGGCGGTCGGCGGGGACGGCCGGGTCAGCTTCCACCACCACGAGGTGGTCGGCGCGCGGCTGACCAAGGCCCGGATGAAGGCCATGCGGTACCCGAAGGACGTCACCGCCCAGGTCACCAAGCTGGTCGGCCTGCACCTGCGGTTCTACGGGTACGGCCGGGGCGAGTGGACCGACTCGGCGGTGCGCCGGTACGTCACCGACGCCGGTGACCTGCTGTCCCGCCTGCACAAGCTGACCCGCTCGGACTGCACCACCCGCAACCGGCGCAAGGCGGCCCAGTTGGCCGCCGACTACGCCGCGCTGGAGGAGCGGATCGACCGCATCGCCGCCGAGGAGGACCTGGCCCGGGTCCGCCCGGACCTGGACGGCAACGCGATCATGGAGCTGCTCGGCGTGCCCCCGGGGCCGATCGTCGGCCGGGCCTGGAAACACCTCAAGGACGTACGCCTGGAACGTGGCCCGCTCGACCGGGACGCCGCCGAGGCGGAGCTGTTGCGCTGGGCCCGCGCCGAGGGCCTGGTCGACTGACCTCGCCGGACCCCGGCGGCCCGACCCGGTCGGGTCAGTCGGTCGGCTCCACCGTCAGCAGCCAGAGGTGCCCGTCCGGGTCGGCGAGGGCGGCACTGAACCCCCAGGGCTGCCGCGCCGGCTCGGTGACGACGGCGGCGCCCGCGGTCCGGGCGCGCTCGACCAGCCGGTCGACCTCCTCCGGCGAGGTCAGGGAGAGGCCGAGCAGGCATTCGCTCTGCCCACGTGGGGCGACCTCGTGCGGGCTGACGACCCAACCGAACCCACCGGTGGGCACCAGCATGAGGCGCAGGCCCTCGTTGACGTCGAACTGCAACGGCTCGGGAATGCCGTCGTCGGCCGGCTCGCCGACGGCGGTGAGGCCGAGAGCCTCCCGGTAGAAGCGGAACGACGTCGGTCGGTCGGCGATCGGCAGGCCGAGGACCACGGGCGAGTGACGCGGTACGACAGAGGTCATGCCGGATACCTACCAGACGCCTGTGACAGCGGGCCCCGCCCGACGGCGCGTGCGGGGCCCGACGTACGTCCGGGTTACCTGCCGGCCTCGACCGCCGTGGTCGGCGTGCCGTTCTCGCCACGCGCCGAGCCGAGCTTCGCCAACAGGCCGGCCAGGTCGATGCCGGTCAGGTCGGAGCCGAGCTGGAGGCCCTGGGCGACGTTGCCGGCCACCGACTTCGTCAGCGACGACGCGCCGTCGGTGGAGATGACCGTCATCTTGTCGATCGCGCCGATCGGGGCGCTGGCCGCCTCGACCACCTGCGGCAGCACCCGGACCAGCAGGTCCAGCACGGCCGCCTCGCCGTACGCGGCGAACGCCTCCGCCTTGCGGGCCATCGCCTCCGCCTCGGCCTGCCCCTTGGCCAGGATCGCCTCGGCCTCGGCGCGGCCCTCCCGCTCGACCGCCTCGGCGATCGCGGACCGCCGCCGCTGTTCCGCCTCGCCCTCCTTGGCGCCCTCGATCGCGTTGGCCTCGGCCAGCGCGGCCCGGCGGGCCCGCTCGCCCTCACCGGTCAGCCGGGCCTGCTCGGCGGACGCCTGCGCGGCGGCGATGACGGACTGGCGCTGCGCGTCGGCGTTGAGCACCGCCGCGTTGCGGGACGCCTCGGCCTCCTGCTCGACCTTGTACCGGGCCGCGTCGGCCGGCTTGCGGACCTCGGTGTCGAGCTGACGCTGCTTGAGCTCGGCGTTGCGCTCGGCCACCTTCTGCTGCTCGGAGAGGATCGCCTGGTCGCGTTCGGCCTGGGCGAGCGGCCCGGCCGCCGCGGACTTGGCCTTCGCCGCGTCGATCTCGGCCTGGATGGCGGCCTGCTTCAGCGACAGGTTCCGGTTGGCCTCGGCGATGGCCTCCTCGGCCAGCAGCCGCTCCTGCTCGGCCTGCTGCCGGGCCCGCGCCTCGGCGATCGCCGCGTCCTTGAGCACCCGGGCCGCCTCCGGCCGACCCAGGTCCGCCAGGTAGGAGCCCTCGGCCAGGATGTCCTGGAGCTGGAAGGTGTCCAGCACCAGCCCCTGGTTGGTCATCGAGTGCTCGGCCTCCTCGGCGACCGCGCTGGCGAAGGCCGCCCGGTCCCGGATGACCTCCTCGACGGTGAGCCGGCCGACGATCGAGCGCAGCGCGCCGGCCAGCACCTCCCGGGTGAAGTCCTCGATCTCGTCCTGCTGGTGCAGGAACCGCTGGGCGGCGGCGCGGATCGCGTCCTCGGTGCCGCCGACCTTGACGATGGCGACGCCGTGCAGGTCGGTGCGGATGCCCTGCTTGCTGACCGCGCCCCGGATGCCGACGTCGATCCGGCGGCTGGACAGATCCAGCGACTGGAGTTTCTGCACCACCGGCAGGACGAAGACGGAAGCGCCGAGGACGACCTTCTGCCCGGACATGTCGGTCTGCCGCCCGCCGTCGGCGGTCTGGGTGGTCCGGCCCCGACGGCCGGTCACGATGAACGCCTGGTTCGGCCCGGCCACCTTGATCCGGGAGAGCACGAACATGACGAGGACGAGGAGCAGGAGCACCGCGCCACCGACGGCGATGAGGAGAGGCATGAGGGGGTTTCCGTCTCTCTGGGGAAAGGAGTTCAGTACGTTTCGACGTGCACGCTGGTCTCGCTGAGCGCTTCCACCACGAAGATCTGTGCGCCCACCGGCAGCGGCCGGTCGGCCCGCGCGTTGAGCTTCACCGGCTGCCCGGCGAGGCGTACCCGCACCTCGCCGTACCCGCTGGTCGGGATCGGGGTGACCACCAGGCCGAGCGCGCCGACCAGGTGGTGACGGGTGGGCGTGGCGTCGGTGGGCATGTCCCGGGCCGCGCGGCTCAGCCGGCCGGCGAACCACGCGGTGGGCACCGCCGCGACCACGCCGGCGGCGACCGCCCCGGCCACCAGGGCGGGGGTACGCGCGCCGAGCAGCTCGTTGGCGATCGCCCCGCCGAAGCCGAACGCCCCGGCGAACCCGGCGATCACCTCCACCGAGACCGGCCCGTCGACGTCGGGCAGCAGGGCGTGCAGCAGCTCGCCGCCGAGCAGGGCGAGCGCCAGCACCGCGACGCCGGCCGCGCCGATGACGAGGAAGATCAACGTTCCGCTGGCCACACCTCGAACGCTAGGGGCCGGGGTCAACCCCGCGAGCGGGGGCCGGACCGGGCCGACGTGGCAATCAGCGGGCACTGGGCGTGCCGATCGACGGTCGGCGGGCGGTTGACGGACGTGCTGCGGGCCCGGAGCCGACCGGCTCCGGGCCCGCAGCTACCGGTTGCTCAGGAGCTGGTGCAGGTGATGTTGCTGGGCGGGGTGGCGCCGTTGCCGGTGGCGGTGAACCCGAACGTGGTCGAGGCGTTCGCGCCCAACGCGCCGTTGTAGGGCGCGTTCCGGACGGTGACCGTGCCGGTGGTGCCCGTGTTGACGCCGCTCCAGAGGCTGCTGATGGTCTGGCCGCCGGCCAGGGTCAGGCTGACCGTCCAGCCGTTGACCGCGCTGGTCGTGTTGTTGGCCACGGTGACCTCGCCCTGGAAGCCGTCCGGCCAACTGTTGACCGCCTTGTAGGTGGCGACACAGGTGCCCGGTCCGCCGGTCGGCGGCGGGGTCGTGGGCGCGGGGGTGGTCGGCGCCGGGGTGGTGGGGGCCGGAGTCGTCGGCGCCGGAGTGGTGGGGGCCGGGGTGGTCGGCGCCGGGGTGGTGGGAACCGGAGTGGTGGACTGGAACTGGTTGAAGAACCGCCAGATCTCCCCCGAGGTCCAGGTCCGGGAGTCGTTCGGGCTGCCCGACCCGTCGACCGGGCTGGGCGTGTGGTCCCCGTCGAACGCCGCCCACTGCACCGGGTAACCGGCGCGGCAGCCGGAGTACGCGGTGGTGATGTGGGTGAGGGTGTTCCGGGCGGGCTCCGGCGGGTTCTGCACGGCGCAGCCGTTGTTCCGGACGAACGTGTCGCGCAACTGCCGGCCCCTGGAGATGCTCAGCACGCTGTCGTAGGTGCCGTGGATGCCGAAGTAGGGGACCGGCTGGGTGCCGCCGCTGCACCCGCTGAGCTGGGCGCCGGACAGCACGGCGACGGCGCGGATGACGGTGGGCCGGGCGCAGGCCACCGCGTAGCTCATCCCCCCGCCGTAGCTCCACCCCAGGGCGAAGCGCTGGGTCGTGTCGACGCAGAGGTCGTTCTCGACCTGCCGGGAGATGTCGTCGAAGAGGGTCAGGTCCCGGCCGTTGGTGTTGGCCCAGCCGGCGTCGATGCCCTGCGGCGCGACAAAGATCGTGCTGTTGTTCGACAGCGGCAGGAGACCGTAGTAGCCGGCCGAGGAGACGTTCTGGGCCGAGCCGTTCAGCCAGTGGAAGCCGAAGACCAGCCGGTAGGGGCGGTTGCGGTCGTACCCGTCCGGGATCCGCAGGATGTAGCTGCGGTTCTGGCCGCCGCTGGAGATGGTGCGGGTCCCGTTGCTCAGCGTCGGGGCCTTTCCGCAGCCGGCGGTCGTGGCGAGAACGCCGGGCGCCGCGGCGGCCTCCGCCACGTTGCCGGCGCTGCCGCTCAGCACGCCACCGGCGGTGGCCGCGAGGAGCACCACCGCGGCGGCGACGGACGGGACGAGGTGTCGGTATCTCACCGGGTAGCGCCGGAGGGTGGCGCGACCGGTGGGTGGGGCGGTGACGTCAGGTTGGACGTCACCGGCGCTTGCTGGTGATGGCATGGGCGTCGATCCTTCCGTTGCGGGCCGGCCTGCTCGTGCTGGCCGGTGCGGTGTGCGCACTGTGCGTGCGGGCCGCCCGCCGGTGCCGGAGGCGCTGGTGACGGGGCATCGGAAGCTGGGCATGCGGGCCCGGGACCGAGGTCGTCCGGCGACCGTCGTCGGTCGCCCGGCATCGGTGGAGCGGCCCGGACTGGTCACCGATCGGCAGCGGCGACGAGACCCGGCATGCTCGGCGTGTGTCGCTGCCCGGAACGGGGGTGACCGGGAACGTGCCCTTCGTTCCCGGACGAAAAATAGCAGAATGTCGATTAGTGAGCAATGGCGCGGGTTGTCCCGGACACCTGACGTACTCCCGCTGCCCGGGGGCGGGACAATGGCCGGATGCGCTGGACCGTGCTCGACACCCCGATCGGGGACCTCTCCGTGGCCGTGGCGGACGGGGCGGTCTGCGGTGTGCGCTTCGGCCGGGTGGAGCCGCCGACCGCCGAGCCGCCCGGTGGGCCGCCGGCCACCGAGTCGCCCGCCGGTCCGCCGGCCGCTGAGCCGCCGGGCGGGCCTGGCGCTGGCGACGACGAGCTGTCCCGGTGGGCGGCGGCGGAGCTGGACGCGTACTTCGCGGGCGAGCTGACCGGGTTCACCGTGCCGGTGGCGGTCCGCCGGGGCTCGGAGTTCGAGCGCGCCGTCTGGCAGGCGATGACCCGCATCCCGTACGGCGGGACGCTCACCTACGGTGAGGTGGCGAAGGCGCTCGGCGATCCGGGGGCGGCGCGGGCGGTCGGGGTGGCCTGCAACCGCAACCCGCTGCCGGTGATCGTCCCCTGCCACCGGATCGTCGGGGCCGGCGGAAAGCTTGTCGGTTTCGGCGGCGGCCTGCCCCGCAAGGTCCACCTGCTGGAGTTGGAGGCCCGGGTGACCCTGCAACGCGCCTGGTCCTGACCGGTTGGGCGCAGGAGCAGTTGGCGGCTGGTGTCGGCTCCGTCAGGAGGGCAGATTTCCGTCCGGCCGCAGCCCGGCGATGAAGGCCGTCCAGGCGACCGAGGGGTAGACCAGGGTTGGCCCGGTGCGGTCCTTGCTGTCGCGTACGGCGACGCGTCGTGCACGCCGCCGCGCTGCGCCGATGGTTGGCCCCGTACCGCAGGGGCAGTCCACGCCCGGCCCCGCTGCTGACCCGCACGTGGCGGCTGCGGCTCGGCACGGCGACGGGTGAACCGGGTCGGCTGCCGGAATGTGCGACGTCCCCACAGCGCTCGGGACGAAGATCGGGGCAGGCCGACACGGCTTGCCCAACTGACCCACCAGAAGGAGAAGTAGTGCCGAGCGTGGTTGACGTACCGCAGGAGCGGTTATACAACTCTGGTATGGCCTTCACCCTGAACCTCAAGCCCGAAGTCGAGCAGCGGCTCAAGGAGATCGCCGAGGCCGAGCACCGCTCGATGCACAAGACTGTCGAGGTCGCCGTGCAGGCGTACCTGGACCGGCACGAGCGCGACGAGTGGACCCGCCAGGCTGCCCGCCGGGTCTTCGAGGAGGACGCCGAGTTCTTCGAGATGCTGGGGGACCGGTGAGACAAACCTGGCCGGACGCAGAAGACCTGCTGACCCTGCTAGCCGAGCACACCGGCCCGCGTAGCCAGGTGCGGGATGCCGGGATCCTGGTCGCTGCGGCGGCCCGGCCGCACGCGCGCCTGATCGGCCGAGCCGCCTACCCCACCGTGCTGGACAAGGCGGCGGCGCTGCTGCACGGGCTGATGATGTGGCGCCCACTCGATCTGTGGAACGCCGGACTCGCCTGGGCCGCCACGCGGATCTTCCTGAGCCGCTCCGGCTTTGTCCTGAGTATGCCGGCGAAGGAGCGGATGGCGTTGACCGACGCGTTGACCAGTGGCGAGGTCGACTCGGTCGAGGAGTTGGCGTTGCGGCTGTCGCCGTACCTGGAGATGTCGGTCTGACCGCGACGGCGAGGGCCGGGCCCCGTGCGGAGCCCGGCCCTTCGACGTACGGCGGTCAGCGGGTCAGCGCTCGACCTCGCCGGCGATGAACGCCTCGACGGCGGCGTGCGCGTCGTGGTCGGCGTACTGCACCGGCGGGGACTTCATGAAGTACGACGAGGCGGAGAGGATCGGGCCGCCGATCTTGCGGTCGAGGGCGATCTTCGCGGCGCGGACCGCGTCGATGATGACACCGGCCGAGTTCGGCGAGTCCCACACCTCAAGCTTCAGCTCCGCGTTCAGCGGGGCGTCACCGAAGGAGCGGCCCTCCAGGCGGATGTACGCCCACTTGCGGTCGTCCAGCCACGGCACGTGGTCGGACGGGCCGATGTGCACGTCGCTCTTGGCCATCTCGTGCGGCACCTGGGAGGTGACCGACTGGGTCTTCGAGATCTTCTTCGAGACCAGCCGGTTGCGCTCCAGCATGTTCATGAAGTCCATGTTGCCGCCGAAGTTGAGCTGGTACGTGCGCAGCAGCTCGACGCCACGGTCCTCGAAGAGCTTCGCCAGCGCGCGGTGCACGATGGTCGCGCCGACCTGGCTCTTGATGTCGTCACCGACGATCGGCAGGCCCGCGTCCTCGAACTTCTTCGCCCACTCCGGGTCGGAGGCGATGAACACCGGCAGGGCGTTCACGAACGCGCAGCCGGCGTCGATCGCGGCCTGGGCGTAGAACTTGTCGGCCTGCTCGGAGCCGACCGGCAGGTACGACACGACCACGTCGACCTGCGCGTCGCGCAGCGCCTGGACCACGTCGACCGGCTCGGCGCCGGACTCCTCGATGATCTCCCGGTAGTACTGGCCCAGACCGTCGAAGGTCGGACCGCGCTGCACGGTGACGCCGGTCGGCGGCACGTCGCACAGCTTTATGGTGTTGTTCTCGCTGGCCACGATCGCCTCGGCGAGGTCCATGCCCACCTTCTTGGCGTCCACGTCGAACGCCGCGACGAACTGCACGTCCGAGACGTGGTAGTCGCCGAAGGTGACGTGCATGAGACCCGGGACGCGGTCGTTCGGGTCGGCGTTGCGGTAGTACTCCACGCCCTGCACGAGGGACGAGGCGCAGTTACCCACACCGACGATGGCGACGCGGACGGAGCCCATAGCGTCTGCCTCCTTCTTCTTCATCACGGCCGCTCTTTCCTGGACTCTCCAGGCGGAGGCGGACTGCTGTCTTCTCGTCGGCCGACGGCCGGCCCGCTGGCGGGGGCCGTCGGGGGCCGGCCGGAGCGCTCGTTGGCGATGAGCTCCTCCAGCCAGCGAACCTCGCGCTCACAGGCGTCGAGGCCGTGGCGTTGAAGTTCGAGGGTGTACGCGTCGAGGCGTTCGGCCGCCCGGGCCAGCACGTCGCGCAGGCCCTCCCGGCGTTCCTCGATCTTGCGTCGGCGACCCTCCAGGATCCGTAGCCGGGTGGCCTGGTCGGTCCGGGCGAAGAACGCGAAGTGCACCCCGAAGCCGGTGTCGTCGTACGTCTCGGGGCCCGCCTGGGCGATCAGTTGGGCGAAGCGCTCCTTGCCCTCCGCCGTGATCTTGTAGACCACCCGGCCGCGGCGGCTGGTGAGCGCGGGAACCTCCTCGGCGGTGGCCGGCGCCTCGTCAGCCTCGGTGATCCACCCCGCTGCCTGGAGCCGGCGCAGCGTGGGGTAGAGCGAGCCGTAGCTGATCGCCGCCCGGATCGCCCCCAGCTTGGCGGTGAGCTCCTTGCGCAGCTCGTAGCCGTGCATGGGGGATTCCTGGAGCAGGCCGAGGATGGCGAACTCGAGCACCGGTCATCCTCTCTGCTCCCCCGTGGACGCGGACCGGTCGGTCGATGCGATGTATCGGACCGATACATCGCACGTTAGCGCCTTCCGTTCATCTGGGCAAACCCCGATAAACAAGAGCGTGTCGTCACGGAACGTGAGCGTTGTCGCCCCGTCGGGTCCGAGCGCGTACCCTTTGCCGCATGCGTACGCAGCGCCAGGTCGTCGACTACTCGCTCCAGAAGCGGGCGGTGCTGCGCGAGGTCCTCTCCGGCCGGGTCGGCACGTACGACGTCTGCGACGCGTCGCCGTACCTCAAGAACGCCGCGCGGTTCCATGGCGAACCGACCGAGCAACGGTGTCCGATCTGCCGACGGGAGAACCTCACCCACGTCCACTACATTTACGGGGACGAACTCAGGCAGTCCGCCGGTCAGGCGCGCACCCGGGCCGAGTTGCCCGTGCTGGCGATGACACTGCGTGAGTTCCAGGTGTTCGTGGTGGAGGTGTGCCTCGGATGTGACTGGAACCATCTCGTCGAGCAGTTCCTGCTCGGCCGGGACGGCCTGGTCACCGGCGCGGGCGACGGGCAGGAGCAGGACGCGGTCGGTGGCCCGACCGCGCGGCGGAGGCGAGAGGCGCAACGGTGACCGCGACGCCCTCGGCCGTCGCCGA
The sequence above is a segment of the Micromonospora sp. WMMD882 genome. Coding sequences within it:
- the murJ gene encoding murein biosynthesis integral membrane protein MurJ, producing the protein MSGGLYRSANAGWGGDRRPDDGREDDRQRHDGREDGHGRPGDGREDDRGRHRQADWDDRRRHDARGARPAHDAREDRPAHDAWGVRPAHDAWGARPAHDAWDDRHRHEVRADRRGPDAWHDRARDDRARDDRAWDDRRRPDDATYIAAEPLNQPAMESTAPPQEQVAETSAATNSAVMAIGSLVSRGTGFLRTLALTAALGGALVGDAYTTAQILPGMVYEFLLGGILTSVLIPVLVRRRKADADRGQAYAQRLLTLAVITLGVAAVLAVVLAPLLTWLYSSDQSSDSYQGLVTALARLMLPMIFFSGLSALISAVLNTRGHFAAPMWAPILNNVVVIGTALAYIGIFGAEIVDPDEMTTGRILLIGGGTLLGVAIQAFGLLPALRTVGFRWKLRFDFRALGLAELGRLGIWMFCYVGVSQIGLIVLFNLLNRAGEENAAGPLIYNNVFLLLMMAHGIIAVSIITALMPRMSAAAADGRYADLAADLSKGTRTVSAVLAPIAVCYAVLATPLANTLFRYGAFSAENATATSLVLLVAALALVPFAVSQLFTFAFYALPDTRTPALVNIPVVALRIGVQIGLFAAFSTTFAAAGMMIGNAVSYLAAAIVSAWLLRPRVGRIGLGAILRTLGRVAVAALGAALVGLLVVGLLPGDDTPSRLEAIVQLVVGGAVIAGTYLGLAMLLRIREITEVLDMVRRRLGR
- a CDS encoding methylated-DNA--[protein]-cysteine S-methyltransferase, with amino-acid sequence MRWTVLDTPIGDLSVAVADGAVCGVRFGRVEPPTAEPPGGPPATESPAGPPAAEPPGGPGAGDDELSRWAAAELDAYFAGELTGFTVPVAVRRGSEFERAVWQAMTRIPYGGTLTYGEVAKALGDPGAARAVGVACNRNPLPVIVPCHRIVGAGGKLVGFGGGLPRKVHLLELEARVTLQRAWS
- a CDS encoding Arc family DNA-binding protein; the protein is MAFTLNLKPEVEQRLKEIAEAEHRSMHKTVEVAVQAYLDRHERDEWTRQAARRVFEEDAEFFEMLGDR
- a CDS encoding CCA tRNA nucleotidyltransferase, whose protein sequence is MSEVSVPHATDRRQLTAAQRNAVAELLRVSPVADELGRRFARAGHELHLVGGSVRDALLGRLGDDLDFCTDAHPDQTLAVLRGWAESVWETGREFGTIGAQRAGLRLEITTYRAESYDQVSRNPVVAYGTNLVDDLRRRDFTVNAMAVSLPEHRFTDPYGGLDDLAAKVIRTPGTPRESFGDDPLRMLRAARFAAQLRFAVHPDVRAAMTRMAADLDRITAERIRDEFTKLLCGADPVTGLRLLVDTGLAERFLPELTGLKLEIDEHAQHKDVYEHTLTVVSNAVGLEDDGCDFVLRMAALMHDVGKPATKAVGGDGRVSFHHHEVVGARLTKARMKAMRYPKDVTAQVTKLVGLHLRFYGYGRGEWTDSAVRRYVTDAGDLLSRLHKLTRSDCTTRNRRKAAQLAADYAALEERIDRIAAEEDLARVRPDLDGNAIMELLGVPPGPIVGRAWKHLKDVRLERGPLDRDAAEAELLRWARAEGLVD
- a CDS encoding inositol-3-phosphate synthase: MGSVRVAIVGVGNCASSLVQGVEYYRNADPNDRVPGLMHVTFGDYHVSDVQFVAAFDVDAKKVGMDLAEAIVASENNTIKLCDVPPTGVTVQRGPTFDGLGQYYREIIEESGAEPVDVVQALRDAQVDVVVSYLPVGSEQADKFYAQAAIDAGCAFVNALPVFIASDPEWAKKFEDAGLPIVGDDIKSQVGATIVHRALAKLFEDRGVELLRTYQLNFGGNMDFMNMLERNRLVSKKISKTQSVTSQVPHEMAKSDVHIGPSDHVPWLDDRKWAYIRLEGRSFGDAPLNAELKLEVWDSPNSAGVIIDAVRAAKIALDRKIGGPILSASSYFMKSPPVQYADHDAHAAVEAFIAGEVER
- a CDS encoding PadR family transcriptional regulator produces the protein MLEFAILGLLQESPMHGYELRKELTAKLGAIRAAISYGSLYPTLRRLQAAGWITEADEAPATAEEVPALTSRRGRVVYKITAEGKERFAQLIAQAGPETYDDTGFGVHFAFFARTDQATRLRILEGRRRKIEERREGLRDVLARAAERLDAYTLELQRHGLDACEREVRWLEELIANERSGRPPTAPASGPAVGRREDSSPPPPGESRKERP
- a CDS encoding DUF5318 domain-containing protein translates to MRTQRQVVDYSLQKRAVLREVLSGRVGTYDVCDASPYLKNAARFHGEPTEQRCPICRRENLTHVHYIYGDELRQSAGQARTRAELPVLAMTLREFQVFVVEVCLGCDWNHLVEQFLLGRDGLVTGAGDGQEQDAVGGPTARRRREAQR
- a CDS encoding SPFH domain-containing protein, with the translated sequence MPLLIAVGGAVLLLLVLVMFVLSRIKVAGPNQAFIVTGRRGRTTQTADGGRQTDMSGQKVVLGASVFVLPVVQKLQSLDLSSRRIDVGIRGAVSKQGIRTDLHGVAIVKVGGTEDAIRAAAQRFLHQQDEIEDFTREVLAGALRSIVGRLTVEEVIRDRAAFASAVAEEAEHSMTNQGLVLDTFQLQDILAEGSYLADLGRPEAARVLKDAAIAEARARQQAEQERLLAEEAIAEANRNLSLKQAAIQAEIDAAKAKSAAAGPLAQAERDQAILSEQQKVAERNAELKQRQLDTEVRKPADAARYKVEQEAEASRNAAVLNADAQRQSVIAAAQASAEQARLTGEGERARRAALAEANAIEGAKEGEAEQRRRSAIAEAVEREGRAEAEAILAKGQAEAEAMARKAEAFAAYGEAAVLDLLVRVLPQVVEAASAPIGAIDKMTVISTDGASSLTKSVAGNVAQGLQLGSDLTGIDLAGLLAKLGSARGENGTPTTAVEAGR
- a CDS encoding cellulose binding domain-containing protein; this encodes MPSPASAGDVQPDVTAPPTGRATLRRYPVRYRHLVPSVAAAVVLLAATAGGVLSGSAGNVAEAAAAPGVLATTAGCGKAPTLSNGTRTISSGGQNRSYILRIPDGYDRNRPYRLVFGFHWLNGSAQNVSSAGYYGLLPLSNNSTIFVAPQGIDAGWANTNGRDLTLFDDISRQVENDLCVDTTQRFALGWSYGGGMSYAVACARPTVIRAVAVLSGAQLSGCSGGTQPVPYFGIHGTYDSVLSISRGRQLRDTFVRNNGCAVQNPPEPARNTLTHITTAYSGCRAGYPVQWAAFDGDHTPSPVDGSGSPNDSRTWTSGEIWRFFNQFQSTTPVPTTPAPTTPAPTTPAPTTPAPTTPAPTTPAPTTPPPTGGPGTCVATYKAVNSWPDGFQGEVTVANNTTSAVNGWTVSLTLAGGQTISSLWSGVNTGTTGTVTVRNAPYNGALGANASTTFGFTATGNGATPPSNITCTSS
- a CDS encoding VOC family protein; the encoded protein is MTSVVPRHSPVVLGLPIADRPTSFRFYREALGLTAVGEPADDGIPEPLQFDVNEGLRLMLVPTGGFGWVVSPHEVAPRGQSECLLGLSLTSPEEVDRLVERARTAGAAVVTEPARQPWGFSAALADPDGHLWLLTVEPTD